The following proteins come from a genomic window of Solwaraspora sp. WMMA2065:
- a CDS encoding cation:proton antiporter has translation MHDSALLLIELGALLLLLGLLSRLSRRYGLSPIPLYLLAGLLFGHGGLLPLHDIQDFFAVGAEIGVVLLLVMLGLEYSASELIGNLRRAAPAGLIDALLNALPGVAFALLLGWGPTAAVVLGGITWISSSGVIAKMLGDLGRLGNRETPVILSILVVEDLAMAFYLPVLSAVLIGAGLAAGSLAVAVAVTTVTVVLLVAVRFGHRISALLSVRDPEALLLGVLGLTLLVAGIAAELQVSAAVGAFLVGIALSGPVAHSATELLTPLRDVFAAVFFVFFGLVTDPRDIPPVLLPALGLAVVTMGTKVLTGYLAAKRAGIAAPGRWRAGLALMPRGEFSIVIAGLAVASSGIEPALAPLATAYVLITVVTGPVLARIPDSRWFKHRLRGRPAPLAASGNHLTGADQHVPAS, from the coding sequence ATGCACGACAGCGCACTGCTGCTGATCGAACTCGGCGCGCTGCTGCTGCTCCTCGGTCTGCTCAGCCGCCTGTCCCGGCGCTACGGGCTGTCGCCGATCCCGCTCTACCTGCTCGCCGGGCTGCTGTTCGGTCACGGCGGCCTGCTCCCGCTGCACGACATCCAGGACTTCTTCGCCGTCGGGGCGGAGATAGGCGTGGTGCTGCTGCTGGTGATGCTCGGGCTGGAGTACTCGGCGAGCGAGCTGATCGGCAACCTGCGCCGGGCGGCACCGGCGGGCCTGATCGACGCGCTGCTCAACGCGCTGCCGGGAGTCGCGTTCGCCCTGCTGCTCGGCTGGGGGCCGACCGCCGCCGTGGTGCTCGGCGGGATCACCTGGATCTCGTCGTCCGGCGTGATCGCCAAGATGCTCGGCGACCTGGGCCGGCTGGGTAACCGCGAAACGCCGGTCATCCTGTCGATCCTGGTCGTCGAGGACCTGGCGATGGCGTTCTACCTGCCGGTGCTCAGCGCGGTGCTGATCGGCGCCGGGCTCGCCGCCGGCAGCCTCGCGGTCGCGGTGGCGGTCACCACGGTCACCGTCGTGCTGCTGGTCGCGGTCCGGTTCGGCCACCGGATCTCCGCTCTGCTGTCGGTACGCGACCCGGAGGCGCTGCTGCTCGGCGTACTCGGATTGACCCTGCTGGTCGCCGGGATCGCCGCCGAACTGCAGGTCTCCGCGGCGGTCGGCGCGTTCCTGGTCGGCATCGCGCTGTCCGGGCCGGTGGCGCACAGCGCCACCGAACTGCTCACCCCGCTGCGGGACGTGTTCGCCGCGGTCTTCTTCGTCTTCTTCGGGCTGGTGACCGACCCCCGGGACATCCCGCCGGTGCTGCTGCCGGCCCTCGGCCTGGCGGTGGTGACGATGGGCACCAAGGTGCTGACCGGCTACCTGGCCGCCAAGCGGGCCGGCATCGCCGCTCCCGGTCGGTGGCGGGCCGGGCTGGCGCTGATGCCGCGTGGGGAGTTCTCCATCGTGATCGCCGGCCTTGCGGTCGCCAGCTCCGGCATCGAGCCGGCGCTCGCGCCGTTGGCCACCGCGTACGTGCTGATCACGGTGGTAACCGGACCGGTGCTGGCCCGGATTCCGGATTCCCGCTGGTTCAAGCATCGGCTGCGGGGGCGGCCCGCACCCCTCGCGGCCAGCGGAAATCACCTGACGGGAGCGGACCAACACGTACCGGCTTCGTGA
- a CDS encoding cation:proton antiporter regulatory subunit — protein sequence MRARVEQVDLPGIGVRHDLMTESGRRIGVVSHRSGRRDLVLYDRDDPDACDADIPLTDDEAEALADILGASLMLSQLAGLRDQAAGLLTEQVPISAGSPFVGRTLGDTKTRTRTGASIVAVLRNREVLASPGPEFRFAAGDVVVVVGTRSGLDGVGGILANDDPAG from the coding sequence GTGCGCGCACGTGTGGAACAGGTCGACCTGCCCGGCATCGGGGTACGCCACGACCTGATGACCGAGTCAGGCCGACGGATCGGTGTGGTGAGTCACCGGTCAGGGCGTCGGGACCTCGTCCTGTATGACCGGGACGACCCGGACGCCTGTGACGCCGACATCCCGCTGACCGACGACGAGGCGGAGGCGCTCGCCGACATCCTCGGCGCGTCGCTGATGCTCAGCCAGCTCGCCGGGCTGCGCGACCAGGCCGCCGGGCTGCTCACCGAGCAGGTACCGATCTCGGCCGGCTCGCCGTTCGTCGGCCGTACCCTCGGCGACACCAAGACGCGGACCCGTACCGGGGCGTCGATCGTGGCGGTGCTGCGCAACCGGGAGGTGCTGGCCTCTCCCGGGCCGGAGTTCCGGTTCGCCGCCGGCGACGTGGTGGTGGTCGTCGGCACCAGGTCCGGGCTGGACGGCGTCGGCGGCATCCTCGCCAACGACGACCCGGCCGGCTGA
- the dnaJ gene encoding molecular chaperone DnaJ, translating into MSSKDWLEKDFYAVLGVPRTASADEIKKAYRKLARELHPDHNPGNSAFEERFKAVSEAYNVLADDRRRKEYDEMRSLFGSGAFRRGARGGGPGFDPADLFGGFAGAGAGAGAGGAGDRRFGGAGFSDIFSSIFSGGGGGGMRTRGPARGRDVEAEVVLDFGAAVRGTTLPLSLRAPGVCDTCHGNGAKPGSVPRTCPTCAGTGLTTRNQGSFSFSEPCRDCQGVGTIVDEKCPECHGSGGVTKTRTLNVRFPPGVADGQRIRLAGRGEPGDRGGPAGDLFVLVKVRNDELFGRTGDDLTLTVPITYAEAVLGTDLRVPTMDGAVTLRVQPGTPSGRTLRARGKGVPRRDGTTGDLLVTVEVVVPATVDESARAALRTFAEHTPAADRERLAARLRRNEEQAAGSRRGTDGR; encoded by the coding sequence GTGAGTTCCAAGGACTGGCTGGAAAAGGACTTCTACGCCGTGCTGGGGGTGCCCAGGACAGCCTCCGCCGACGAGATCAAGAAGGCGTACCGCAAGCTGGCCCGCGAGTTGCATCCCGACCACAACCCCGGCAACTCGGCCTTCGAGGAGCGGTTCAAGGCGGTCTCGGAGGCGTACAACGTGCTGGCCGACGATCGGCGGCGCAAGGAGTACGACGAGATGCGCTCGCTGTTCGGTTCGGGCGCGTTCCGCCGGGGGGCGCGTGGCGGTGGGCCGGGCTTCGACCCGGCCGACCTGTTCGGCGGCTTCGCAGGTGCCGGTGCCGGTGCCGGTGCCGGCGGTGCCGGGGACCGGCGGTTCGGTGGGGCCGGGTTCTCCGACATCTTCAGCTCGATCTTCTCCGGCGGCGGCGGGGGCGGGATGCGTACCCGTGGCCCGGCTCGAGGCCGCGACGTCGAGGCCGAGGTGGTGCTCGACTTCGGCGCCGCCGTACGCGGCACGACCTTGCCGCTGAGCCTGCGGGCACCCGGGGTGTGCGACACCTGCCATGGCAACGGTGCCAAGCCCGGCTCGGTGCCGAGGACCTGCCCGACCTGTGCCGGGACCGGGCTGACCACCCGCAACCAGGGGTCGTTCAGCTTCTCCGAGCCGTGCCGGGACTGCCAGGGGGTGGGCACGATCGTCGACGAGAAGTGCCCGGAATGTCACGGCTCCGGCGGGGTGACCAAGACCCGGACGCTGAACGTCCGTTTCCCACCCGGCGTGGCGGACGGCCAGCGGATCCGGCTGGCCGGGCGGGGTGAGCCGGGCGACCGGGGTGGCCCGGCCGGTGACCTGTTCGTGCTGGTCAAGGTCCGCAACGACGAGCTGTTCGGGCGGACCGGCGACGATCTCACCCTGACCGTGCCGATCACCTACGCCGAGGCGGTGCTCGGCACCGACCTGCGGGTCCCGACCATGGACGGCGCCGTGACGCTTCGGGTGCAACCAGGTACGCCGAGTGGGCGTACCTTGCGGGCACGTGGCAAGGGCGTGCCCCGTCGGGACGGCACCACCGGTGATCTTCTGGTGACCGTCGAGGTCGTCGTTCCGGCTACCGTGGACGAGTCGGCACGGGCCGCCCTGCGGACCTTTGCGGAGCACACCCCCGCTGCCGACCGGGAACGTCTCGCCGCCCGGCTGCGTCGCAACGAGGAGCAGGCCGCCGGGTCGCGGCGAGGGACAGACGGGAGGTGA
- a CDS encoding MerR family transcriptional regulator, which translates to MDDELLITFEAASDAKVLIISVAARMAGMHPQTLRQYDRLGLVQAGRAAGGGRRYSVRDVVLLREVQRLSQDDGVNLAGIKRIIGLEQLVGDLQQQVDGLRAELAEAYQRIAELESVGPYPRRDLVPTSRTSTALVVWRPQRRDRPARPGSGQTG; encoded by the coding sequence GTGGACGACGAGCTGCTGATCACGTTCGAGGCCGCCTCCGACGCCAAGGTCCTGATCATCTCGGTGGCGGCGCGGATGGCCGGCATGCATCCGCAGACGCTGCGCCAGTACGACCGGCTGGGCCTGGTGCAGGCCGGCCGGGCGGCTGGCGGCGGCCGCCGGTACAGCGTCCGGGACGTGGTGCTGCTGCGCGAGGTCCAGCGGCTCAGCCAGGACGACGGCGTCAACCTGGCCGGCATCAAGCGGATCATCGGGCTGGAGCAGCTCGTCGGCGACCTGCAGCAGCAGGTTGACGGGTTGCGCGCCGAGCTGGCCGAGGCGTACCAGCGGATCGCCGAGCTGGAGTCGGTCGGCCCGTACCCGCGACGTGACCTGGTCCCGACCAGCCGCACCTCGACCGCCCTGGTGGTGTGGCGGCCGCAGCGCCGGGACCGGCCGGCCCGCCCAGGTTCCGGGCAGACCGGCTAG